CTTTTTATAGGTCTGTACGATATCTAACACCAGTTCTTTCGGTACATCTTCAAGGCCTCTTTCGCCTTCAAGAATAAATGGCATAGCTTCAGATGCTTTTAAACATCTATAAAGATAAAAGCCATACATGACTTTCACCCAAGTTTTCACATTTTGATAACTGTATCCCTCATCTAGATCCAATGCTTTGAGATAGTATTTATCGCTAAAGCTATTTCGCTTTCCTTCATCATTAAAAGACTGGTCGGCTAGCAAACAATAATAGATTGCAAGAAGCGCCTTGTCATTTTTTCGTACAGCTTGGCTAAAATACGGTGCAAGATATTTACTCAACGTCAGATTGGAAGATTGATGTTGGGCGGATTCTTTTATGATTGTTTCATAAAAATCTTTTTCTTCCATCGACGAGTTTGAACTCATAAGTCCCATTCCACGAACAATGTGAAACGGTATAATCGCTAACAAAAAAACAATTAGAAAAAATCTAGACATATTGGCGCAGGCATTGAAAATCACATTAAAATTAAAAAATAATTTTAATTAAATCACTATGGGGCCAAATCAAACCAAAATCGGGGATAATCTACCTAATGTAGGCTATTATAGAAAACAGATCGTATACTAGTAACATGCGCGGGATAGGGCTTGATCATTGAGAGTAAATACTATTCATTGACAAAATGATAGATATGATATGGTGTTACCGCCTGAGTTAACTGAACATCGAGTTCGTTTCGATCCATAATAACGTCAATCGGTTCAAAAAAAGATAATCCAATACGCTGAACATCAACTTTACATTGAGAAAAGAAACGGTCATAAAAGCCTTTTCCATATCCCACTCTATAGCCAAAAAGATCAAAAATTAACAAGGGTACAAGAACCATATCGATATCCGACGGAGCAACTTCAACACCTGCAGTTGGTTCTGATATTCCCCATGCATTCTTTTCAAATCTCATTTGCGTATCAAATAGGTAA
The genomic region above belongs to Sphingobacterium zeae and contains:
- a CDS encoding 5-formyltetrahydrofolate cyclo-ligase → MKSKKELRHTYRAKRCQLSIAREAVLNSMLLNQFMKIDLSKVSLLHVFIPIEKYHEPNTYAIINYLQEFYPQIKIVVSRSNFEDYSMRHYLFDTQMRFEKNAWGISEPTAGVEVAPSDIDMVLVPLLIFDLFGYRVGYGKGFYDRFFSQCKVDVQRIGLSFFEPIDVIMDRNELDVQLTQAVTPYHIYHFVNE